The window GGCTCATTTAAAAAGATATGTCAAGGCCTTCCCCGCCCGATTTTAAGACAAAAATTAAAGGATGTGCTTTTGCATGAATTTACACACCATTTAGAGTCCATGGCAGGGGAAAAGGGTCTTGAGATTAAAGATGACGAGGCGCTGGAAAAATATATGAGAAAAAATAATCTGAACTAAATGAACAAATTCATTTTTTTCCGCTTACTGCCAAGTATGAAATCGAAAAGAATATAACTATACATCCAATAACTTCGGTTATACTTACAGCTTCATTTAATAGTAAAACTCCTGTAATTACACTGGTAATAGGCTCAAACAGCGAAAAAATCGCAGCTGATGTTGAGCCTATTTCTCGTATGCCCACCTGCATAAGTATCATTGCCAAAAAAGATGTAAAGAATGCAACTATAATCATAAAAACAAAGGACTTAAGCGGCAAATTAACTACAATATATCCGATAAAAATATTTCCGATAAGCATGGTAAGGGCGGCAAAAATAGCGATATAAAGCGAGAGCTTGTAAGGTGATATTTTAACCAGTCCGCTTTTTTCAACCATTACCATATAAAAAGCGTAAGTTAAGGCGGAAGTTACTGCCATAATAACACCTAAAATATTTTCGATATGTTGAAAATCCATGAAACAAAAAACGCCGAAGCACGCAAGGCATAGC is drawn from Tepidanaerobacter syntrophicus and contains these coding sequences:
- a CDS encoding DMT family transporter yields the protein MKIKGALCAILSAFLYGFTPILASLTYEMGNNSLSMTFYRNLFAIPFLYVLLKYNKLDLKIEKQDLKYIIMVSVFGITATTALLYSSYPYIGVGATTTLHFMYPVFVAVLCRYAFGENLSRQKIIALCLACFGVFCFMDFQHIENILGVIMAVTSALTYAFYMVMVEKSGLVKISPYKLSLYIAIFAALTMLIGNIFIGYIVVNLPLKSFVFMIIVAFFTSFLAMILMQVGIREIGSTSAAIFSLFEPITSVITGVLLLNEAVSITEVIGCIVIFFSISYLAVSGKK